The genomic window CAGACCTGTGGTCCTGGACGGTGTACTTTAGCAGTTCGGCCAGCTGCAGAGGGTACTTGCAGATCTTCTGGACCGGAGTGAGCAGGAAGCCGTCGATGGCGATGTCGATCATCTGCTGGACCAGGCGACAAGCCTCGAAGAAGTGCTGGTAGCGTCCGTCCCTCATCAGTCTGGACAGCTCCATGCAGGCGTCCACGTGGTTGTTGCAGTACTCTGAGTATATCCAGAAGCCATCTTGCTGTGGGACAGAACACGGATCAcagttttcaaaactgtccctCAAATCACAACCCACCAGAGATGGcagaagtacacacatccttcacactCAAATAGAAGAtagtcatgtttaaaaagacatgAGTTGAAGAACTGATTGAATATTTTCCAAAAAAGGTTGGGTTTTTCTTCATATTCAAACTGTCTAATAGTATTTGTCAAAAAaaatttaatgtttttttggggaATTATTTTTTTCGCaaatatttgtactttgttacttcccatgtCTGCAACCCGCCATGACAGTTAATACAGTATAACTGTTTATGATTATGTATGCAGTTTAACAAATGCTGATTCCAGTGTGATAATTGAAGCGTCTCTTTTTCTAGTGTGAGTGCAGAGTATCTCACGTGCTCCAGGAAGCAGGGGCCTATCTCGCTGAGGTGGGGTTCCTCCGTGTTGTACTGCTTCTCCAAGTCTCGAACAAACCCCAACTGGAATCTGTAGATGTCTTCAATGTTCCCGAATATGACTTTCAACTGGTCATCGTTAAACATGTCTCTTCTTTTTTTGCATTGTCGAAAGTAACCCTGCAGAGACAGAACAACATGAAGGATAGAGTGAGAGTGGTCTCACAATACGTTTACGAACCCTATTTGTAAATATAATACACAATACATATTCAACACATTTAAATAACAGGTTAGCCAGACTTTAGTGGCTTATAAATAATGTGTTGGGCATCCATATCTATAAAGGTTATCAAGTTGTTATTTATTACAAGGAAAATATTTGAACTATTTGAACTTCCATTCCCCTACCAAAACGGAATTATCTTAATAAACTGTTTAGACCTGACAGAGCACATTAAACCAGAGGACTTCCTACATTCCTCCAGCGAAGCTGTTTCTGTACGCAGGCGTCTGTGTTATGTAACACAGGCCAttccctgactccctctctgGAAGCTCATTTCTCCAATAACATTTCCAGTCATTCATGAAAAATCATCCACTTTCACAGAGAGCCCGGTTATGGTTCACTGGCCATCTCCATCCACCTAGACATGCCCCATTTTGACCATGGGATGGTTGTGCTTAGCGCGATACCGACGTAATGTTTCAAAAGTTCACTCTGAAGAATAGTGTAATTCTGCAGGGGACCTGTGATTCATATTGTGTTTCCATGAAATCcacaagataaaaaaaaaaaaaaaaaacaaaccctgatgtgtgtgagagcttggtTCTTTGCCCCACAGCCAGAAAAGGTCAACCTGGACCACATTATTTGTGTGACAATCAGAGCCTCGGAGATACTTCCTGCTATTTTCCACTTAAAAGTTGTGATTATGTAACGTCTTTGTGAAAAGAGCAAAAacgaataaaataataataaaagcttTTTGAGTACTTTTTCATGTACCCTCTTGGGTGTGTTGTTtgacagagacagtcagagcgTGAAGGGATGGAGTGCTTGTTACTATATCTGTTGGTGGAGAGTGCAGTGAGATGGGGGAACTGCTATTTCCACACGGAGCACCAGCTCTCACGGGTCAGTGTTCTCAGTCATTGGTTTTCAACTCTCATCGGGACACACTGTAGCTGTGTCACTTCCGTTTAGGACGCCGTTGATTGAAGCTAGCCTCTGTGAGACTTGTTCCAGTCCTGGCCTGAGAGCACACCCTGTCACCCCACATGCAGAacgggcagagaaggagagcagaaccactgcatttttgttttttacctCAGCGATCTTCAGACGTTTGATCGTTACTTTTAGAACGACGACTGGATGACAAGTGCGTCTTTCCAGCGAGTGCGCTGCCCGCACTCCCCGCCTACCTCACAGATGTCCTTCAGGTGTTTGATGTAGTGGCGTTCGGTGCTCATGATCTCGTTGATGACGTTGGCCCTCATCTGGTCACGGTTCTGCGCGGGCTGGCCCAGGCAGAGGCAGTCGCTGCTGGGGCTGGCCTCCGCGTGGCCGTTCTGGACCTCGCTTGGCCCCTCCACGGCCTCCACCACCGAGCTCTCCTCCTGGTTCACCCACAGCTGACAGGAGACACACCCAGTCAGCCTCGACACGTGCAACCACAATACGACTTCATCTTAACGGAAATAGAACGCAAATACTAAACAAAAAGGTTATTGTATTAGTAGAATTATCCTTGTAGGAAATGCAAAAAACACAACCAGTCAGATTGGACacgaacaaccaaaataagagTTAAACTAAATTGAAATAGAATGCAAAtgcgagaaaaaaaaaagaaattgtgtTGGTAGAAGTATCTTTGTTGAATATTCAAGAGAGATAAACAATTCACGCTCCGCAGATCTCTATAGTGTGTGTAATATTACCGTCCTTATTGAGGTAATAATACTGCATTATGCAACAGTCATTTTGTTGCTGTCAGCACAGGACTAAATGACCAAGGCCGTTACAGCAGGGATGTAACGGTTATAAAACACGTATGTGATTGTCTTTAGGAGTCTGCGAGACTGCTCCATGTTATGGAGACTAGGCCTACAGCAAAACACATGTCTACACTGGACAACTAAGACAATCTAACCTGATTATATAAACATGGAGTTTGTTGCAAAAACACTCTACTGCTAGCATAACTCCACTGCGGTCCAAAAGCACTTTCTTTTTTGTAACATTATGTGCAAACAATGTTGTTACAATGACAGCCTGTTTAGACAACAGTGATCTGAAGGCTAGTGTGAGACTCATAAACGTTTAGCGCTTCTACTGCATCTGTAAAAGACTGTTAAAAACTTGTGAAAAGGGTTGCAATCCTCATGAATTCTAATAAACACATGGCAGTTGTGTTGAAGTTAAATAGTTTATGCAACAAAATATGAAACGCTTACTTCATGTAGTTGAGCATCAAAAAGTAACAAGCATGTAATTGGAGGTTAGTTTGAGTATACATCACTGCAAAATAAAACTTTAAGCATGTAAGGCCACAGAATGTGAAGCAGAGATATTGGAATGCCATAACACAGACTGTCTTATAACACAACAGAATGTTAATCCACAGTACATCCACGTTATTCTCCGACAGCTTGCATGCATCCACGTACTTCTATAAACACCCAATATCAGGTGCTATTTTCATATTAGAAGCCATCATTGTGAGTTTTCAATCTGCCACATCAACTTCAGTAAATATCTGTACATAGTTGCCACAACTTTAAAGTTAGGGAAAGAGTAGAAAATATAAAACAAAGAATGTGACGTCTTCCTGTTCTTTGTTCTATCATTATCCGTCACCGTCTCCTGGGTGGAGGAGTTGCAGGAGTTGTGAGCACATTAGCACATTGCATGCTGGAAGGCATCTCAAGGAATGAACTGTCACTTTGTGTAATCCTCAAAGGGAACTAATTTTAGACTGTTTGCCAGAGGACACTGGGTAGGTAGCTGACTCCTGCTACAAATCCAAGTAATCATGTTGTTCAGGAAGACACACATAAGAAGCCAGCTATGATGCAACTGCATTGTTAATCGGTACGTTTTGCTCTAGGTTATGATAAAGCCTTGTTCCTGGAGTGTTATCTTATCCTGTTTTATCTCTAACAAAGCTGGTAACACACCAAAGGCATTAGAGTCATTAAGTAAGTGATAAAGAAAAAAATGAGATAGCAAGTGTGAGCTTAAGTATTTACTCCAGATAGTGAAGGTTAATAGTCATCACAAACCTGAGCTCTGGCCTGCATGCCAGTGTACTATTACATACAAACAGGCTACTGTATTGAATGCAATACTCTGCCGGCATGTATGCAAAACGACGTCACTACCCAGTATTATTAGAATTATTGACTGTTGGACGGTGAAGCAAATTGTCCTTCTGAATTGTTCTTTGTTTATGCATCCACAGGACATAACCAAGAACGGATTTCAAACAGGAACTCCAGCTCATTGAGCCACGGATCCAAACATCCTATAATCCCAACCGAGATCTCCTCTGAATGTGATGTTAAATATGCATGTGTCCATATGGAGGCCTTGTGAGATGGGGACTCTATTTCAGACATCTGGCCGCAGTCCTGGACGGCCcgtactctctgtctctgcttgaGTCACATCTTCCATGCGTGTCTATTTAGAGCgcagtcctcccctctcctcggaGCGCTGGACAAAAGCCGTATGGAACATTCATTGAGTAGGTGCAAGAATCGAGAAAGGCTCTTAGGGTTTTAAAAGAATGTATGCTACCTAAAATAACTTTCAGCATGCTAACAAATCCTTCTCCATAAAAGAACCATTAAAATGGTTTCTTAAAATTTTCTTCTGAAAATTATTTCCTTCCCCATTGGTCGCTTACCAATCCTCGTTCTTTTGGCCGAACCTGTTTGATATGTTGCTAAATGGTTCATTAAATATGTTTCACTGTTGATGATACAAATCAGTGTCTTAGTAGTTCTTCTTGAGTGAGAGGAGGTGGCGAGTCCGAGTAATTAACTTGGGCCTGCACACCCAATCTGAGCATACACAACTGAcataatcaataaaaacacctatCTATGGTACATCACTATCATTCAGAGGTAGTAAAACATCTAATTAATTATTTATTCAATCGTTTCTAGATCTACCTCAAACTTTACTGCTTACAAGCACATTGTTAAAAGTGGTTCTGTTCTGTCTGCACTTAGACACCCACAATTATGGCCTTTGTTTTGCAGATGCCAGGAGATAGCACTATTTGCTGAAGGTAAATTCACATCATATTGgtaagggaggaaggggagatagGTAGATTGTGGATCATACACTCTTAAGATTCTCCTTGGTGGTAAAGTAGACAGTTGAATGCCTCACAGGTTCGAGAACTGGAACATGATCAATGGAAGCAGCAGTATAAAAGCAACAGGATGTCAGTTATGGGGTGTGAGATGCTATTTCAACAGTtattcttttcatttaaaaactCTGTTAGACGCACCTTGGTCGTTGTGTTTTGGAACCGTGAAGCTGCTATAGGGTTGATATAGAAAACCTGTTTTGTTTGAGGTTGGGATGGGTGAGATTCAACCTTTGAAAAGAAAAACATGGCACACCTGGTTCATATCTGGTCAAGCACTTCAATTTCACGGGTACCAAGCAGAGACAACCAGCCAGTGACACCTTGACTATATATGGTTCAACAAACAACAGTATGAGTCATCAATGTAAACATCTATCTACAACATAGGCTCTAGTGAGACTGTCGTGACCTATGCCGAATAACAATGACATGACAAATAACAATCAATCATCACACTGACATCTGGCCAAACCAGCGTACGGCTTCAGAGACAAGAGATACAACCGACAACAAGAAGAATCAGCTTCTCACCCTCACAAAGCTGGCAGGGAACCATCCCTCCTCATCATCGATCTGGCCCCACCACCAGTCCTTATTGGACGCGTCCAGGACCTTGATGACATCCCCTGCCTTAAATGCCAGCTCCCTGTCGGCCATGGTGACATGATCCCAGACGGCTTCAGCACTGACGATGGATCCTCCACTGATCAGCTGGGGAGGGAgataggaggggagacaggagggagacaggacggcgacaggagggggagaggagggagacaggcggggagacaggagggagagaggagggagagagtagggaccgaggaggggagacaggagggagagaggagggagacaggagggagagatgagggagagagaggaggggagacaggcggggagacaggagggagagaggagggagacaggagggagagagaggaggggagacaggtagggagacaagagggagagatgagggagagagaggaggggagacaggagggagagagaggaggggagacaggagggagacaggagggagagaggagggagacaggagggagagagaggaggggagacaggtagggagacaagagggagagaggagggagacaggagggagagatgggagacagGTAGggagacaagagggagagaggagggagacagaaggcagagaggagggagaaaggaggggagacaggagggagacagaaagagacagcacTCAGACATCAGATTTTCATACATTTTCATGTTTCTTTCCGTAAGTTTTGGTTGTTTTGAATGACTGTGGGTGGACAGAGAATTTCTCAGAGCAGCCGTGCAAGAGACAGTGGATAACCATGTCACATGGGCAGCTAGGATGGAAAGATTCTCCTGATCCCACTGTTCCTTTCAGCTTTGCACATGTCGTCATAGTCTGGTCACACTAACTAGGCTCACAGCTTGGCATCCCCGGCTGCAGCATCTTCTAAAGGGACTTGAGAATTTCACAGCACCTGTGCTACTTTCGGTCCTACTTTTCCATCTTTCTAACTTGTCCTCAGTTGGCCAGCAAAAGCAGTATATTTACCTTATCATATCTAATGCGGATTCCCTATGTGCGAATACCCTTTCTAAGGACCATTTTTATGGAAGATGCTAAAATGTTGGTCTACATTGTTCTCAAGGTAGTGCGCTTGTGTGGACGTTATTTGCCTCAGTAGCCCATACCAAGTGTGCTGAGGGATATGTTGTGGACACCAGAAAACATTGAGTcaacaataaaacaatcatGTGATACTATAATGGAACACATCTGCTAAAACCGGCCAATCAGCAAGTCATCACACTCCAGCTTAAGCTCCATGTAGTTTACAGCCCTCACGAAGACTACTGCAGATGTGACCCCATAAGGAATGAAATACAAATATGTTTAGAGTTAGGGGCAAATAGTGACTGGCACAATGGCACAGTGAGTCACTCATTCAAAACCGAGATGTAAATTACAGTCAATAAAGACAATATTTTCTCTGATACATTTTTGGCATGAGACTTGACTCAGGCTGGAGAACAGAAAGTATTTGTAGCTCTATGTGCATCAGTGCATTTCTATCGGAACGCACCTCTGGCtacctggagtcaggtggctgagcggttagggagtcgggctagtaatctgaaggttaccggttccaTTCCTGGCtctgcaaaaatgacgttgtgtccttgggcaaggcacttcaccctacttgccttggggggtatgtccctgtacttactgtaagtcactctggataagagcgtctgctaaaatgactaaatgtaaatgtaccttaAACACGCACACCTCTGTTTTGATATTACATCCTGTTTAAATCCTTTTCATAAACTTGTCTTTTGAGCTTTTGGACAATTCATTTAACAATTTTTTTCATGATAATCATATTACCACCCAAGCTTTGGTTGACAAACATCTGTTCTGGGATAATACACCGTGAGTTCAATGCATTTTTACATACTTTATCTAAATTTACTGTTCTGCTGTAACTGACTGCATTCTAACTCTGTTATAGGTTACTGGAACCAGGAAATTATTCTATAGAATCGACAACGGTCTATACAATGGTTTTACATGCACAGCTCTTGGTAGCCAACTGTATAATGAAatacaagacatgtctgtgctATTAATATGCTGAGGCACAGCAAAAGTATTCGGTCAGAAATGGGCCTAGCCAAACAAACATTTAGCGTAAATGCCAAACAGACAAGCTGTTCCATGGAGCACCGGGCCTTCGACTGATAAACAAGACAACCTGACAAGATGCGCATAAAAACTCCATAATAAATTCATCTTAATCAATACTGTCACATTGCCTATAGTCCTAAACCCTGACAGTTTTTTTCCTCTCAGATGATTCGTTTTATAGCCCACTGAACAAtatgacacacacatctcaacaCATGGCTCGTCGACATACTATTATGTAGCCTATTATCAACAAATTATGTATCACTGGCTTTTGCTTAATTGCGTTCTAGATTCATCCGTACGGCCTAGCACTTCCTACACCTGAAACGTGCGacaaggacattttaaacaccgCTAACAGTCTTGGTCTAAGCAAAAGCTCAAGCTAAGACGTTATTGCCCACATCACGCCAATAAAATAGAACGCAGGTCTGGGAAAAGTGAAGCAAGACCTAGATATCCTTACAAACCACAGTTGCAGTCTCGAGCAAGCTACAGTATAGACATTGACGGTCGAAATACAGTCTATTGTAGATtaaatgtcctccacaatacGACTAAATATCTGaagattaaataaaaaataataccagCGCCATTCATGAAGCGTTAAGGCCTTCAGTGTCCCTCCAATGAACGCGCAATTGCTCCCACTCCCATTGCCTCCGTTCAGCTCCACAGTGCGTAGGCTTCCTGAGTGCAATCTGTGATCCATATGCTACGCGCAGTGAGGTAGGCTACAGCAGACGCGCCACAAATCAACTTGCCATTGGTTTCTTACGTGCAATTGAAGGTCTTAACGTGATCAAATAAAAGAATTTGCCCACAAAAAAACGTGATATTGGCTTACAATTAATGACATCTACATTTGCAGCCCATGCTCAAAGTCCTGTCAGTACACATCCTcaatcatcatcctcaccatcatcatcctcatcatcatcagggTCAATACCGTAAGATCCCCTTCCAGTCTTGCTCTCTTCGCACGGTGGTTCCCTGAATAGACGAACCTAGTGCAGTTCTCTATTTTCGTAAAGCTCGTAAGCGCATACACCCAATGTGATGATAACGTTGCCGCTGTGAAATGATGCTGCAAGTCTCTGCTTACTGGGGAGGAAACGTGGGCGGGGCTTCTTGCCTGGGATTCAACAAACACAGCCAAGCAATGCATGACTGATGCTTTACCTTGGGATGCCGGGAATAGCCTTGTAACCTGCACGGAAGATCAGatgttttttaaattatatatataaatctcAACATTTAACGTAAAAAAATAAGCAAATGCTAGTGAGCGATCTCTTGAAGCACCTTCATACTGTGGTCTCTATCAAATAACTGACCAATATCCTTTGCCCAGACTTGACATTTCACATCACGCTGGGAGCATGGACACCTCAGGCCAAAATAGACAAATTAAAATGCTTCAAAAGAACATCCACTGTGAGCTTGTGGAGAAGAATGAGCTGACATTTGTCATTTCGAGAACCTGGAGAAAACTATCTTCAATCAATATGGTCTTCCGGCAACATTCCTGACAAGAACAGGAAACAGGTGTTAAAGCAAAGACAAAATTATTCATATAGCCTAcgtcataaaaaaaataatcaggTAAAGTTCATATTTTATGTCACTTTAAATGAAAAATCATCACAAACAGTATGTTTCTTTCTTGCTGGACTTCTATTTTTTTTCCCTCACAGATTGATCAAATAAATAGTTTGACTGCAGGATAGTGTAAACacatctcctctgccctccaatAACAGTTTGCCTAAACCTTCCACATTTAACAATCTCCAACTGTCTTCACTGAGCTTCCAGGACAATGATGGTGTAGAAAGGCCTTTACTGCTGTTGCTATTGAAACAATAGAAAGGTTGTAAATCCAGTCAGATCTGAGAGCAGGGTCAGCTGCTGCAGCAGCATGGTGGGGCTACACCACTGCTGCAGCATAAAATCTACATACTTCTCTAGCCTTTGTAGTAGATGTAGCGTGGTGCAGTGACCCAGTCAAGGCCCAGACCCCCCTACCTCACATGCAGTCTGGAGGTCTAATCCATTTCCACCGTTTCGTTTCATTTCCCTAACAAGATGTAGAAATAAACAATCATTATATGACATTATATTATACTAATAACAAGGAGTATTGGCGTGTGGATATATAAAACGTCATATTTTAAGAGCGGTGCCATAAAGAAATAAAAGCCATCTGCTGTGATGAAAACTTGGAGTGAGTACAGTGGCTGTCCACAAGAAGGACTTGGAGAGAGGCCAGACCACCTTAGGAGCAGCATTTTCCCTCATCTCAATGTGTTTACAGTTCAGAGAGCACAAGGAGTTACATAACTCAGGAAAACAGCCCTGCCATCCGAGTCCTGCTTTAGCAGACTTGAGATAAGAGATAGACAATGGTGACAAATCTGTCACAGTCAACGTTACATTGCAGGCTTTTTTAATAACTAGTCTTAGCGGTTACACATTATGACATCTAATTTTTGATTctctttcattgaaaaatgttcTTACATTTGGTCAAATCTTCTTTGATTGGACTTATATTCAAAAAGCACATTGGAATAGAATGACAAACAAAAATTCATGACAAACATGAATCACAACAAATTACACTAAGCATTAGTTCACCCATCTGACACAAAATGTGCTAACAATAATTTAATCCCCATAGAACAGCGGTGACACTCAGCAGTGGGATGTTTAATCTCTCACAACGCTGTAAGGATTCAGAAGCTCTTTAAGACCGTCTGTGTGCCTCCAGGGCAGATGGGTGGGCACTGACTCGCTCCTTCAccattctgtctctgtttcagACGGTTTCTGTTGGCCAGCTCCAAACCAAATCGCTTTTGGTCAAGACTCTTGACAAGTGTCATCAACGGTCCATCATGGGAAGATCCTGGACTCAATCACATTTGTCATAACTCCTGTGACCAGTAGAGGTTCCTGTCTTTTGTTTTACTGAAAACTTTAGGGCCCAGTttccccagacatggattaagcctagttcTTAAGTATGAGAAATATTCTATGAAGATCTCTGTTGAAAATGTTTTATgtctaggactaggcttaatccatgtctggcaaACTGTGCCTAGAAGTTCAATCTGATGGGACATGAGTTCTGCTGTGGATCCACATTATGGATTAACACATGAATTTATACTTGTTTTATTTGTTACCATGAATATCAACTTTGACACAGCCCTGTCTTGTGAAACAGCTGTAACATTGAAAGGTTTTACTATTATTGGTTTATATGAAAGAAAATGAAGGATGTTGAAACCTAACATGGTGAATCTTTCTCCAAAGGTGAAATAATATTCCAGAAGCTGATATAAACTAGAATAGCAGCTAAACTGTAATGTGAATCCGCTTTCCTATTATCAGTGATTGCATCTGGGGAAATAGAGACTAGGCTATAGATTGAAGTATCAACTGTGATTGTTATATGGAAATGACTGATATTTAGAAAAAGAGGATGATATGACAAGATAACTTATGTTCACCTCACATATTAAAAGTAACAACTCTCCAGTAACAACTCTCCCAGTAATAACCGTGTTCAGTATTTtctacaaacaaaacaatattccGATGCTTTAAGAGATGAGAGCTAAAGCTAGCTTTCCGTAGTGTCAGCACACATGCCACGGACACAAAATACAGCCTAAAAATCATGATAAAACCAGATAAATTACAGGTATTTTCTCACATAAAAATACAGTACTACATTATACAGATCTGAAGAAAAACAAAGCATAACTTCTTCAAAACAAAAAAGGTAAAACGTCTATAAACTAGACTATTAGAACATTGTGAAATGATGGAGGATGAGCTCAAACACTGACCACGGCCTATATATTGTATACAGCTCAGCTCAGAAACAAGGCTCCTCAACAGTCTCTGAAAATAGTGTCTGATGAGGTTGCACTGCCATTAAGATCTTCACATTGCAGACACATTTGACAAATGCATTTCAAAATCACTTACTAATTTAGCAGACTGACAGATAACTGAAATCTAAAGTTCAGCTGCCCCATCTATAATGAAACTAGAAAGACAAACTTACAAAATATACAAACATTAACAGCTGTAAATTGGATCCTGACATCCAGCCAAGTGTGTCACAAACTATTTCTGAAACTTTGTACAAATACCAGGCGTCTAAGATCCTCCACCTTAGAGTTACAGATGTGAAGGGAGTTCCCGTGGTGTGGTGGTCGTGTTCAGAGGATAACACAACATCAATTATAAGGCTTGTGCATCACAGTGAAATACAGTAGTTtatcgataaaaaaaaaagaaagataatAAATCTACTacatgtcaaatgtaacaatcaTTCAATTTTCGGTGATGTAAACACGCTAAATGGTGTCTTTGGCGGCacattgtgtgtgagtatgggcGGCAAGCCTACGTTAAGTGTTGTGTAAAGGTGTCGGCAGGTCAGGCTGTTTTTCTCCAGCCGTGTGTTTGTTACAAGCCGGATGGAACCCTGTATCCATGGCTGGTCTCGCTCTGCTGCAGAAGCTCCTGTCTCCGTCCCCCAGGtccagagagtcagagacaggCATGCGGTGAGCCAcgcctccttctctcatcttaCACAGCTGACCAGAAGACTGAGAGTTCAGTGAAGAGGTGTAAAAAAGTTCCTCGCCCCCGCCATCTGAAGCCAGATCCGACCTCACGTACACGTTTTCCCGGTTCACTGCAGAGAAAACACATGGGGCTTGGACTCCACTGGCCTCTGGTTGCAAAGGAAGGTAACAGGGTCTATTCACAAGGCCTGTGTTTTGAGAGTTAAAACTGCAGGACATTCTTTCCGCTATTATGCTTACAGACTGCTGCTGTGGTTTTCTTGCGGTCTGCCCCCCAGGCTGACTGGAGGACGGGACATGCCTGGCTGGGGTCAGACGGCGGCTGGGAcagttctctgctcttctcccgtCTGTCAGAGTGGACACGGAGGATCTCTCGGGCTCTTGTTGCCATGACAGAAACATGAAGCTGCTGCCGTCTTTCCTCTCCGCGGAGGGCGTGTGTCCATTCTTCTTGCGGTGGAGAGAAGACACTCTCTTTGAAGTTCTctcagtcacatgacaggaCGGCGGCACAGCCCCACCTCCCAGGTAGATGTTTGTCATCTCCAACTCCAAGCAGTCCGTATCCAGAGATCTGCTCCTCCTGTTTAACGCCAGCCGGCTGGGCGTcgtctgattggctggagtAAGGCTCAGGTGACGTGGTAGGCTTGTGATAGCCCAAGTGTTACTTAAGAGACTCTGTTCATAAAGGTCAAACATTCGATCGTCACATTCAGCAAACGCATCCTTCTGCAGGTAGCTCTCTTCAAATACTTCGTATGGCGACGTGATGTCCTCTTCTATCGTCATGTCAACCTGCTGGTCGTACTCTCCTTCGTTATCCATGTCCACCACATCAAAGGTTACCATGGCAGGAAGGGCCTGCAGGTTTTGGGCGAAGGGAGAGGTTGACTCAGAGCCACTCATTCCTTCAGTAGGACCGCCGAATAAACGTGCATTTTTTGTAAAGTCAACAAGGGCTTGAGAGAAGCTAACTGCTAGGTCATCCTCCATTTCCGCTGTTTTTTGCTTTGAagtatttttgttgttttttaattGTGGGGCCATTATCTTGTTTTTCTCTGAGCTCTGTTCATGGGGTTGACTTTTGAGGTTACTAAATTTGTTTCCGTGTTGAGAAATTTTCCCTTGATTGAAAGCTTCCGAGGTGACTGGGTCCACGGAGGCCTGTGCTTTTGAAGTCATGCTTTTATTCAAGCCTTGGTTGTGGAGGCCTTTGgtgaacaaagcaagctctttgGATTGTTTACTGCTGTCACTTGGCAGCTTTGCAGAGTGAAGATCCTGGAGAATCCTAGTTAAACTCGTGTTTTCAAACTCTAACGAACCCATTTCAGAAACAAACGGCTGGTGTTCTTTTACATCAGCAGAC from Osmerus eperlanus chromosome 19, fOsmEpe2.1, whole genome shotgun sequence includes these protein-coding regions:
- the arhgef9a gene encoding rho guanine nucleotide exchange factor 9 isoform X3, encoding MALLISGGSIVSAEAVWDHVTMADRELAFKAGDVIKVLDASNKDWWWGQIDDEEGWFPASFVRVESHPSQPQTKQVFYINPIAASRFQNTTTKLWVNQEESSVVEAVEGPSEVQNGHAEASPSSDCLCLGQPAQNRDQMRANVINEIMSTERHYIKHLKDICEGYFRQCKKRRDMFNDDQLKVIFGNIEDIYRFQLGFVRDLEKQYNTEEPHLSEIGPCFLEHQDGFWIYSEYCNNHVDACMELSRLMRDGRYQHFFEACRLVQQMIDIAIDGFLLTPVQKICKYPLQLAELLKYTVQDHSDYRYVAAGLAVMRNVTQQINERKRRLENIDKMAQWQASVLDWEGEDLLDRSSELVYTGELSWIYQPYGRSQTRVFFLFDHQMVMCKKDLIRRDILYYKGRIDMDRYHVVDAVDGRDDDFNVSVKNAFKLSNKDSDEIHIFLAKKLEEKVRWLRAFHEERKMVQEDEKIGFEISQYQKKQAAMTVRRMTKQKGQRSVPPAYPPPGDPMNPGQYLVADGLAQSDVFEFNEPKRSQSPFWQNFSRLTPFRK
- the arhgef9a gene encoding rho guanine nucleotide exchange factor 9 isoform X1 produces the protein MMMRMMMLISGGSIVSAEAVWDHVTMADRELAFKAGDVIKVLDASNKDWWWGQIDDEEGWFPASFVRVESHPSQPQTKQVFYINPIAASRFQNTTTKLWVNQEESSVVEAVEGPSEVQNGHAEASPSSDCLCLGQPAQNRDQMRANVINEIMSTERHYIKHLKDICEGYFRQCKKRRDMFNDDQLKVIFGNIEDIYRFQLGFVRDLEKQYNTEEPHLSEIGPCFLEHQDGFWIYSEYCNNHVDACMELSRLMRDGRYQHFFEACRLVQQMIDIAIDGFLLTPVQKICKYPLQLAELLKYTVQDHSDYRYVAAGLAVMRNVTQQINERKRRLENIDKMAQWQASVLDWEGEDLLDRSSELVYTGELSWIYQPYGRSQTRVFFLFDHQMVMCKKDLIRRDILYYKGRIDMDRYHVVDAVDGRDDDFNVSVKNAFKLSNKDSDEIHIFLAKKLEEKVRWLRAFHEERKMVQEDEKIGFEISQYQKKQAAMTVRRMTKQKGQRSVPPAYPPPGDPMNPGQYLVADGLAQSDVFEFNEPKRSQSPFWQNFSRLTPFRK
- the arhgef9a gene encoding rho guanine nucleotide exchange factor 9 isoform X2 codes for the protein MMMRMMMLISGGSIVSAEAVWDHVTMADRELAFKAGDVIKVLDASNKDWWWGQIDDEEGWFPASFVRLWVNQEESSVVEAVEGPSEVQNGHAEASPSSDCLCLGQPAQNRDQMRANVINEIMSTERHYIKHLKDICEGYFRQCKKRRDMFNDDQLKVIFGNIEDIYRFQLGFVRDLEKQYNTEEPHLSEIGPCFLEHQDGFWIYSEYCNNHVDACMELSRLMRDGRYQHFFEACRLVQQMIDIAIDGFLLTPVQKICKYPLQLAELLKYTVQDHSDYRYVAAGLAVMRNVTQQINERKRRLENIDKMAQWQASVLDWEGEDLLDRSSELVYTGELSWIYQPYGRSQTRVFFLFDHQMVMCKKDLIRRDILYYKGRIDMDRYHVVDAVDGRDDDFNVSVKNAFKLSNKDSDEIHIFLAKKLEEKVRWLRAFHEERKMVQEDEKIGFEISQYQKKQAAMTVRRMTKQKGQRSVPPAYPPPGDPMNPGQYLVADGLAQSDVFEFNEPKRSQSPFWQNFSRLTPFRK